In one window of Primulina tabacum isolate GXHZ01 chromosome 8, ASM2559414v2, whole genome shotgun sequence DNA:
- the LOC142552813 gene encoding laccase-14-like produces the protein MKALIFPFICVILLCGVLPSHAEVRRYKFELRNTSYSRLCSNKTILTINGQFPGPTIYARKGDLVIVDVYNLADHNITIHWHGVKLPRYPWSDGPEYVTQCPIRPGTKFTQRVVLSDEEGTLWWHAHSEWSRATVLGALVVLPQKRDDYPFPKPHAEVPIILGEWWKSDVQQVMEEFLRTGGDPNVSDAFLINGQPGDLYPCSRQDTFKVTVEYGKTYLFRMVNAVMNNIMFFEIANHNLTVVGSDGSYTKPINSNYITISPGQTIDFLLEANQNPSQYYIAAKVYARAGFVDNTTTTGIIEYAGNYTPPSSLILPTFPRVNDTLASVTFTNQLRSLANKRYPVDVPLNITDKLLFAISINTRPCPTESPCAGPSDNRLLASVNNITLVLPKEAILQAYYKHIGGVYEADFPDNPPFRYNYTEDTVPGLLWTPENGTDVNVLEYNSTVELVFQGTNIAGGVDHPMHLHGYSFYVVGSGFGNFNRSRDPLNYNLVDPPLMETIAVPRNGWTAIRFRADNPGVWFMHCHFERHVSWGMGMTFIVKNGKGPNAKMLPPPPDMPKC, from the exons CTGAGGAATACTTCATACTCCAGGCTTTGCAGCAACAAGACCATCCTCACGATAAATGGACAATTTCCGGGGCCAACTATCTATGCGAGAAAAGGAGATTTGGTCATTGTCGATGTTTATAATCTAGCAGATCACAATATAACCATTCACTG GCATGGAGTGAAGCTGCCAAGGTATCCATGGTCAGACGGGCCCGAATACGTAACACAGTGCCCCATCAGGCCCGGTACTAAATTTACGCAACGGGTCGTTCTCTCTGACGAGGAAGGAACCCTGTGGTGGCATGCACACAGCGAATGGTCGAGGGCCACCGTGCTAGGTGCTCTCGTTGTTTTACCACAGAAGAGAGACGACTATCCATTCCCCAAACCTCATGCTGAAGTTCCCATCATATTAG GAGAGTGGTGGAAAAGTGATGTGCAGCAAGTTATGGAGGAATTCCTACGAACCGGAGGCGACCCAAATGTTTCCGATGCTTTCCTTATAAACGGCCAGCCGGGTGACCTATACCCGTGCTCTAGACAAG ATACATTCAAGGTGACAGTGGAATATGGCAAAACATATTTGTTTCGAATGGTTAATGCAGTGATGAACAACATTATGTTCTTCGAGATCGCAAACCATAACCTCACAGTGGTTGGATCCGACGGAAGCTACACAAAGCCGATAAACAGCAATTACATCACCATCTCCCCGGGGCAAACCATCGATTTCTTGCTGGAAGCTAATCAAAACCCGAGTCAGTATTACATAGCTGCTAAGGTTTATGCCCGTGCCGGGTTTGTTGACAACACAACCACCACAGGAATCATAGAATACGCCGGGAATTACACTCCACCTTCCTCGTTGATTCTTCCAACTTTCCCCAGAGTCAACGACACGCTGGCATCCGTCACATTCACCAACCAGCTCAGAAGTTTAGCCAACAAAAGATACCCTGTTGATGTCCCTTTAAATATCACAGATAAATTGCTGTTTGCTATTTCAATCAACACACGGCCATGTCCAACTGAAAGCCCGTGTGCTGGACCGAGTGACAACCGGTTACTTGCAAGTGTCAATAACATAACCTTGGTACTGCCGAAAGAAGCCATTCTTCAAGCGTACTACAAGCATATCGGCGGAGTTTATGAGGCTGATTTTCCTGATAATCCGCCTTTTCGGTATAATTATACAGAAGATACAGTCCCTGGTCTCCTGTGGACGCCTGAAAATGGAACCGACGTAAATGTTCTGGAGTATAATTCTACTGTGGAGCTTGTTTTCCAGGGAACAAACATAGCCGGAGGCGTGGATCATCCAATGCACTTACATGGATACAGTTTCTACGTCGTTGGATCGGGCTTTGGGAACTTTAACAGAAGCAGGGATCCTTTGAACTATAATCTCGTAGATCCTCCATTGATGGAAACTATTGCGGTTCCAAGAAACGGATGGACGGCTATACGATTCCGGGCAGATAATCCAG GAGTTTGGTTCATGCATTGCCATTTCGAACGACATGTAAGCTGGGGAATGGGGATGACATTTATTGTTAAAAATGGAAAAGGCCCAAACGCGAAAATGCTGCCGCCGCCTCCGGATATGCCCAAGTGTTGA